The Kordia sp. SMS9 DNA window GAACGCGACAATAATATTTATCGCTTGTATTTTGAAGCCAATCCAATTCCGGAAGAGCAACGCAAAGCTGGTTTTGGTGGTGTCAATCGGTATGAAGCGTTATACAATTATGAAAATGCAGATTTGTTAGTGACTACCACACGAGAATTTGAAAAGCTACAAAAACGCATGATTGTACATTCCAAGTCATTGGATGAAATTGCAAAACTCGCCGAAGATAAAGAGAAATTTTTAGCCTCTATTCCTGCAATACAACCAGTTAATAATGAAGATTTAACGCGTATGGCTTCTGGATATGGTTTTCGAAGCGATCCGTTTACCAAAGTACGTAAAATGCACTGGGGAATGGATTTTACTGCGCCAAGAGGAACTCCTGTATATGCTTCTGGTGATGGTGTTGTAGTACGTGCCGATAATTCGGCTTCTGGTTTTGGAAAGCACATTCGTATTGATCACGGTTATGGATATGTTTCGTTGTACGCGCATTTGAGTAAATACAATGTTCGCAAAGGAAAAAAAGT harbors:
- a CDS encoding M23 family metallopeptidase, which codes for MSKVKYYYDSETLSYRKIESKRGRKIGFILLFFAAVLLCSFLFVTLIFNTALETPKEKVLKREIAQLQLQYKLLNKKMTQAQAVLENLEERDNNIYRLYFEANPIPEEQRKAGFGGVNRYEALYNYENADLLVTTTREFEKLQKRMIVHSKSLDEIAKLAEDKEKFLASIPAIQPVNNEDLTRMASGYGFRSDPFTKVRKMHWGMDFTAPRGTPVYASGDGVVVRADNSASGFGKHIRIDHGYGYVSLYAHLSKYNVRKGKKVKRGDLIGFVGSTGRSQAPHLHYEIRKNGDKINPINFYYGNLTAKEFEELLKNAAKQNQSLD